The Streptomyces luteogriseus genome includes a window with the following:
- a CDS encoding DUF3291 domain-containing protein → MPTLPWTVPNTPPRATEVHVFASRFETRTLWGALRFLAGTPAVWRQVRRSPGAYGATLKAKPLRRTFWTLSAWESKDALHAFVRAGAHGPSSRGLAPQMKDSAFTTWQVSSDELPLPWSEALRRLP, encoded by the coding sequence ATGCCCACTCTTCCCTGGACCGTCCCGAACACCCCGCCCCGCGCCACCGAGGTGCACGTCTTCGCCTCCCGCTTCGAGACCCGCACGCTCTGGGGAGCCCTGAGGTTCCTCGCCGGTACGCCCGCCGTCTGGAGGCAGGTCCGCCGTAGCCCCGGCGCCTATGGGGCGACCCTCAAGGCGAAGCCGTTGCGGCGGACCTTCTGGACCCTGTCGGCCTGGGAGTCCAAGGACGCGCTCCACGCCTTCGTCCGCGCGGGTGCCCACGGCCCCTCCTCCCGGGGCCTCGCCCCGCAGATGAAGGACTCGGCCTTCACCACCTGGCAGGTGAGCAGCGACGAACTCCCGCTGCCCTGGTCCGAGGCGCTCCGCCGCCTGCCCTGA
- a CDS encoding UDP-N-acetylmuramate dehydrogenase, whose translation MQELHDAPLAPLTTFRLGGPATRLVTATTDDEVIAAVREADEAGTPLLLIGGGSNLVIGDKGFEGTALVLATKGYSLNGTSLELAAGEVWTDAVARTVEAGLAGIECLAGIPGSAGATPIQNVGAYGQEVSSTITEVVAYDRRTGETVTLANEDCAFSYRHSRFKSDPERYVVLRVRFSLEDAEGLSAPLRYAETARALGVEAGDRVPLASARETVLKLRAGKGMVLDPEDHDTWSAGSFFTNPILTDTDFAAFRARVRERLGDGVEPPAYPSGEGHTKTSAAWLIDKSGFAKGYGDGPARISTKHTLALTNRGSATTEDLLALAREVVAGVHEAFGITLVNEPVTVGVSL comes from the coding sequence GTGCAGGAACTCCACGACGCCCCCCTCGCCCCGCTGACGACCTTCCGGCTGGGCGGCCCCGCGACCCGGCTGGTCACCGCGACGACGGACGACGAGGTGATCGCCGCCGTCCGCGAAGCCGACGAGGCGGGCACCCCGCTGCTGCTCATCGGCGGCGGCTCGAACCTCGTCATCGGCGACAAGGGCTTCGAGGGCACCGCCCTCGTCCTCGCCACCAAGGGCTACTCCCTCAACGGCACGAGCCTGGAGCTCGCGGCCGGCGAGGTCTGGACCGACGCGGTCGCCCGTACGGTCGAGGCGGGCCTGGCCGGCATCGAATGCCTGGCCGGCATCCCCGGCTCGGCGGGCGCGACCCCCATCCAGAACGTCGGGGCGTACGGCCAGGAGGTCTCCTCGACGATCACCGAGGTCGTCGCCTACGACCGCCGCACCGGCGAGACGGTCACGCTGGCGAACGAGGACTGCGCCTTCTCCTACCGCCACAGCCGCTTCAAGTCCGACCCCGAGCGGTATGTGGTCCTGCGTGTCCGCTTCTCCCTGGAGGACGCCGAGGGACTCTCCGCGCCCCTCCGCTACGCCGAGACGGCCCGCGCCCTCGGTGTGGAGGCGGGCGACCGAGTCCCCCTCGCCTCGGCCCGCGAGACCGTGCTCAAGCTGCGTGCGGGCAAAGGCATGGTCCTGGACCCCGAGGACCACGACACCTGGTCGGCCGGCTCCTTCTTCACCAACCCGATCCTCACGGACACGGACTTCGCGGCGTTCCGCGCCCGCGTGCGCGAGCGGCTCGGCGACGGGGTGGAGCCTCCCGCGTACCCGTCCGGTGAGGGCCACACCAAGACCTCCGCGGCCTGGCTGATCGACAAGTCCGGCTTCGCCAAGGGCTACGGCGACGGCCCGGCCCGCATCTCCACGAAGCACACGTTGGCGCTCACGAACCGGGGGAGTGCGACCACCGAGGATCTCCTCGCCCTGGCCCGCGAGGTCGTGGCCGGAGTCCACGAGGCCTTCGGAATCACCCTGGTCAACGAGCCGGTCACGGTCGGCGTCAGTCTGTAG